A stretch of DNA from Nitrosopumilus zosterae:
AGCGTCTTTGAAAACATTATGATTGGGGCGTTACCTAGATTAAGTAAAATTCAATCATTGCTCAAAAAATTCCCTGATGGTGAGATTCAAGAAGCAATGAAAATAATTGATCAAGTTGGATTGAGCGGAAAAGAAACCCGTAAAGCATACATGCTCAGTGGCGGAGAAAAAAGAAGAGTTGCCATTGCTCGTGCACTTATGCAAAAACCCACAATTTTACTTGCAGATGAAATCGTTTCAGAATTAGATCATGTTACTTCACGTGAAATTATGGATTTAATTGCTGAAGCTCAAAAAAGAATGAATTTGACTGCAATCATGGTGCATCATGATATTCAACTTGCATTAAAATACGCAAATAGAGTAGCAGTAATTAAAAAAGGTCAGAAAATTCTGGAAATTGGTGTTGAAGGGGACACAATAGTTGATTTTCAAACAGGGGATATGAATACTGAGGAAATTATGGAGATGTATGCAAATGACACCGAAAAATAACATCATCATAGGAATTATTGTTGCATTGCTTGTCGTCGCATCATACAATGTAGACGCAAACCCCATGGAGTTTGTTGATGGACTGCCAAATCTTGTAATAATTATAGATGAAATGCTTCAAGTAGAATCAAAATACATCCCTACTGCTTTTTTGGCAATGTTTGAAACAATTCAGATGGCATTTATAGGAACCGTTGTAGGAGTTGCAATTGCATTACCTCTTAGTTTGCTTGCTGCACGAAATCTGAACAGTAAATTTGTTTATGCTCCCACACGTGCATTACTAGCAGCAACTAGAACATTCCCTTCTATTCTATGGGCACTTTTGTTTGTAATCATGGTGGGATTGGGTCCTTTTGCAGGGGTATTGGCCATCATAATGTACACAGTAGGATTTATTGCCAAATTACAATACGAGGTAATTGAAACAATAGATTCTGATCCGATGGATGCAGTTAGTTCCATTGGCGTTTCAAAATTACAGCTTATTCGGTATGTAGTGATTCCTGAATCTGCCTCTCATCTATTAAGTCAAATTCTCTACATGTTTGATTACAATGTACGCCAAACAAGCATTTTGGGATTAGTTGGTGCGGGAGGTATAGGATTTTACATTATAAATTATATCAAATTCTTCGAGTATGGCAAAGCAGCAATTTTCATGATTGTAGTATTAGTTACAGTATTGATCATTGATTGGGTTAGTGTAAAGATTCGAGACAAATATATAATAAAATCGCAACATGGGATGGAAATTACTGTAAAATAATTTAATTGATTTTTTATGTTGTGATTTTATCTAATTGATTTGTCTCTGTAGCTATTTTTATCTCTCTTGCTATTCTTCTACCCATACTCATTGATTCATTAAACAAAAGAGAATAGTACGGTGAGCCATCCATATAGATATTAGTTCCTGCTACAATCCTTGCTGAAAATTCAAATGATGTAAATTTTGCATTTTCGTCATACACTCCTTCTATACAAAAAGGACCATTCATTCCCGGTGATACCATTTTTTTAGATGCATCGACAAAACTCTCCCCCATATTGTAGACTTCTTCTAACAGAGACTCTCTCAAAACCAGAGGACTATTACCAATTACGTTGAATGATGGAACTTTCTTTGATTTTAATTGTTGTTCAGATGGGATTCTAGATATTCCCTCAATATCTGATTCATGTCTTTGATCAACCCCGAAAAACTCCAGCTCTTCATTTAATGGTGAATAAAAGAATTGTAAATATGCTAAAACACCTGCAGCGTATTCTTGAATGTAGAGTGTTTCTTCTTTTGAAATTATTCCATCTGCAATCAATTGATTTTTTTTTATGTTGTAATCTTCTTCATTTGCTGCCATAAAGTATCCTTTGCCACCTGCAGCACCCTGTCTTTTGACAATTACTAATTTGTTAATATCTTTAGGATTTGAGACTGGTTTTGGAACTGGGAGTTTGGCTTCCACCATGAGTTTTTCTTTCATCTCTCGGTCTGATTCCCATCTTAGAATCCACTTGTTTCCAAAAACAGGCGTTTTGATTGATTCAATTTCTTCCGAATTCATTTGAGCAATTAATGTGCCATGAGGAACCAGTATTGCCTTGTTTTCTTCAAGAATCAATTGACATTTTTGATCTAAAACTTCTTTAAAAGAATCTACGATAATTAATTCGTCAATAAATGGAAATCTTCGATATAGTTTTTCACGCTTCTTTTCACATATCAAAATACTTTTGATTCCTTCATCTTTAGCACCTTTGAGCACTTGCAAAGCACAATGAGATCCTAATGTTGCTATGGCTACCATTATGATATTTTCAATTAAATTTTGTACCTTATGAACTATGTGTGGATGTGACGAATTGGAATACCTCGTCTATCAGTTCCACACTTAATTCGGATTTTATATTTTCAGGCACTATTTTTAGAATAAAATCATACATTGTGGTGTTTTTTGGAAGACTATCTCTTTCCTGTAAAAGCGAAAAAACTGCAATTCCATTTGAAATGATGGCAATCATTTTTTCTTTATCAGTAAGAACCACAAATTAATAGAAAAACTATGGTAATTTAATGTAAATCTAATTCAACAAAAATTAGATATGTGTTTTGATAATGATGGTATTTTGATCTATTTGCTCAATTCCAGAATTAACATTCAAAAGTTCAAATTCCACATTGTGGTCTTTTATTTCTTCTACTGGTTGCTGCATTGCATGATATCCTACATATACTGCAGTTATGATAAACATTGCCATTACTAGTCCCATTAGAATATTCATCTTATTTTGATGTGGAATTCCTGCCGGCTATAAGCATTATGAAAAATATGGATTTTTTCGTGTAAAAATTAATTACACCATCAAATATGCAATAAAGTAAATTATGATTGAAACTGAATTAGGAACATTACGTAGATCTCATTATTCTGATGAAATCCTCCCCTCTATGGATGGTTCTCAAGTAACAATAATGGGATGGGTCGTGACAATTCGAGGTCATGGAAATATTAGTTTTGCAACAATTCGTGACAAAAATGGCGATATTTCAGTTGTGGCCAAAAAAGGAGACTGTTCTGATGAAATACGTGCAACTATTTCATCATTAAAATCTCATTCATCCATTGCCGTTACCGGAAACGTCAAATCTTCAGAAAAAGCTCCTAGCGGGTTTGAAATAATTCCAACCGAATTAAGAGTTTTTTCCAATGTTGAAAAGATTCCTCCTTTTGAACCCACTGCAAAAACAGTGAAAAATATTGATACTAGATTGGAGGTACGACCCATTGATCTTAGACGAATTTCTTTACAACATATTTTCAAAACTAGAAGCTTAGTTTTAAAATCAATTCGAGATTATTTTAATGAACAAAAATTCATTGAAATCAATACTCCTAAAATGATTGCAACAGCTACTGAAGGCGGTGCAGCATTATTTCCCATATTTTATTACAACAAAGAAGCATTTCTAGCTCAAAGTCCGCAATTATACAAAGAACAATTAACGATGAGCTTTGAAAAAGTATTTGAAATTGCACCAATCTTTAGAGCAGAACCTTCTAGAACCAATCGTCATCTTGCCGAAGCAATATCTATTGATTTGGAAGAAGCATTTGTGGATTACAATGACGTGATGAATAGAATAGAAGAAATTATAAAAATTTCAATAATGTCTGTGAATAAATATGTAGATGAAAATGCAGGTGTTGAATTTACAATACCTTCTATGCCTGAAACCATACCGCGATATTCTTATGATGAATTAGTTGACAGAATGCAAAAAGCTGGAGCAAAAACTGAATGGGGAGATGACCTCTATCCTTCTAATCTAAAAAAGATTGGCCTGGATGGATTCTATTTTATAAAAGATTGGCCGTTGGCACCAAAACCGTTTTACGTAAAGGATAGTAAATCCAACCCTAAAGTTTCTGAATCTTTTGATTTAATGTTTGGTGATTTAGAATTATCCTCAGGCAGTACAAGAATTGAAAAAAGAGAAGAGTTAGCTGAGAGAATGAAGAACAAAGGAATGAATACAGATGCGTTTGAATATCATTTGGGGGCATTTGACTATGGAGTTCCTCCTCACGCAGGTTGTGGAATAGGTCTTGAACGGCTGATTATGGCACTTACAGGCACAGAAAACATTCGGGATGTAACGTTTTATCCCAGAGACGTTGACAGATTAACACCGTAGGTGTATTGAATGGGTATTGAAGAAGAAATAGAACATGTTTCAAAATTAATGAAAATCGATATAGATGATCATAAAGAACATGTTGAAAAAGTACGTATGATGATCAGCTATTTTGATATTTTAGATTCTGCAGGTGTTGAATCTGAAGAAATATCTGTGCATGAAATATCCCTTTCAAATCTAAGAGATGATGAATACATTCCATTTAATGAAAAATTAATTGAACAATTAAAACACTACAAGGGAACGTATGTTCGCGCACCCAAGATGTCTTCATGAACCTAAAAATATCTGCTCTTGAATATGTTCAAGAAGTAAAAAATGGAAATATTTCTGCAGAAGATTATGTTGCAAAAACTATAGAACACATACAAAATGTTGATGATAAACTCCATGCATTCTTATCTGTAAATAATGATGCTATTGATCAGGCAAGAGAAATTGACAAGAAAATAAAATCGGGTAAAAAGGTAGGCGATTGTTTTGGAATGCCTATTTCAATTAAAGATAATTTGTGTATTAAGGGAAGCAAAACCACATGTGCGTCAAAGATGCTTAAAGATTTTATCGCACCATACGATGCTACAGCAATTACAAAATTAAAAGAACAAGATGCAATATTTGTTGGAAAAGTCAACATGGATGAATTTGCAATGGGGCTTACAACAGAATTTAGCGCATATGGTCCTAGCAAAAATCCTTGGAATACAGAATATGTTCCAGGTGGTTCTTCTGGAGGTAGTGCAGTTTCAGTAAGTGCATTTGAATGTGTAGCTTCACTTGGTTCTGATACCGGAGGTTCTGTAAGAAATCCTGCAAGTTTTTGTTCAACTGTTGGTTACAAACCAACATATGGTTTGATTAGCAGATTCGGTCTAATTTCATATGCTAACAGTATTGAGCAAATAGGTCCTCTTACAAGAACGGTCAAAGACACCGCATTTATGCTAAATTTGATTTCTGGAATAGATCCTAATGACAATACTACTATCGATAATCACCAGGAGGATTATCTGTCAGGCATAGACTCTGGTATCGAAGGCAAGAAAATTGGCATCATTCAAGAAATGATGGGGGAAGGAATAGATCCATCTGTACTTCGTGCCACAAAAGAGGCAATATCTAAACTTGAAGGATTAGGAGCAATTTGTGAGAATGTATCCCTTGACATGGTAAAATACTCCGTAGCTGCATATTACACCATTACTGCAACTGAAGCCGGAAGCAATCTTGCAAGATATGATAACTTGAGATATGGTTATGACTTTCCAGTTGAAGGATACGAATTCAATTCTTACATTTCAAAAGCAAGAAAAAACTTTGGTCCTGAAGTAACAAGAAGAATGATTCTTGGCGGATTTGTGCCATCATCTGGACACGCTGGAAAATATTTTCTAAAGGCATTAAAAGTTAAAACTAAACTCACAAAAGAAATCAATGATGCGTTTGAAAAATTTGATCTGTTAATTGCCCCAACCGTACCAATACTTCCATTCAAATTTGGTGAAAAAATCGATAATCCTATCTCATTATTCTTAGTTGACATAAATACAATTACTGCAAATCTTACAGGTAAACCTGCAATTTCAGTTCCGTTTTCCCATTCAAATGGATTGCCAATTGGAATACAATTAATTGCAAATTCAAATCATGACAAACTATTGCTTCAAGCTGCTTATGCCTTAGAACAAACTGTTACTTTGCCGGTGGTACCACTATGATTGGATTAGAAATACATTGCCAATTAACAAATTTGCAAAGCAAATTGTTTTGTTCATGTAAAGCAAACTATCGTGAATTTGAAATAAATGAAAACATTTGCCCTATTTGTATTGGATTGCCAGGAAGTCTGCCTAGATTAAATAAAGAAGCCATAAAAAAAGCAACAACTATTGCAATGGCATTAAACTGTACCACTCCTGAAAAAATTGCTTTTTTTAGGAAAAATTATTTTTATCCTGATTTGCCTAAAAACTTCCAAATAACTCAACTCAACATTTATGGAGATACAAGCGTTGGAGGGCATGGTTCCGTCACGGTAGGAAATAAAAAAATCCGAATTACTCGAATACAGTTAGAAGAAGATCCGGGTAGGCTCGTTTATGAGGGAAGTTCATCAAAAAATATGATCACACTTGTTGATTACAATCGTGCTGGTACGCCATTAGTGGAAATTGTAACCGAACCTGATTTTGAAACTCCAAAAGAAGTAAGAGACTTTCTAAACATATTGTCTGATTTGCTTGAAAATCTTGAAGTTTCAGATCCTAGTTTAGAAGGAGCAATGAGAGCAGATGCAAATGTTTCAATTAAAGGTGGCAAAAAAGTGGAAATAAAAAATATCGGTTCATTTCATGATTTAGAAAAAGCCGTTCATTTTGAAATCACCCGACAAGAAAGTTTGAATTCCCGCGATATCCCCATCATTCAAGAAACACGCCACTGGGACGATAAGAGAAAAATTACTGTATCTGCGCGTTCTAAAGAAGAAGAACATGATTATCGCTATTTTCTAGAAGGAGACATTCCGTGGATTAAAATCGATACTGCGATCTTGGAAGAATTGAAATCAGAAATGCCTGAAAGCATAATCTCTAAAAAAGAAAGATATGTTTCAAAATACAACATACCTGCTCAGGTGGCAGATGTTTTATCATCGGATAAATTTTACTCAGATCTATTTGAAAAAGCACATACAGAAAAAAACGCTAAAGAAATTGCAAATATTATCACTACTGATTTGATGGGATTAGTCGATACAAGAGAGAAACGTGAAGCATCAAAACTCACTTCAACACATTTACGAGAACTAGCAGATTCAATACAATCAGGTAAAATTTCAAGAAATTCTTCTAAAAATGCATTACAAGAAATTGTGAAAAGTGGAAAAGATTTATCTGTAATTATTTCAGAATTAGATCTTGGAAATGTTTCTGATGCTTCAGAATTGATTGCCATTATTCAACAGGTAATTTCTGAAGAGCCTCAAGCAATAGAACAAACAAAAATAAATCCTCAAGCAATTAATTTTCTAGTGGGAAAAGTAATGCAAAAAACAAAAGGGAAAGCAGATCCAATTTTGACATTGGATTTGTTGAAAAAACAAATAGACAGTTCATGACCGAATTATCCTTGACAGATATTGAATTTATCAAAATTCTTGCAAATTCTGACGCATCCATCCTTCAAATTGGCATGAATGATGCCACTAGAAAGAGGTTAGATGAACAAATAGGCGTAATTTTGAGAGAATATTATCGGGAAAATACTATGAATCTAAAAACTGGATGGACTGAAAAATTTCTAAAAGCAGGAATCAACGAAGATGATGGAAAATCGGCCCTGGCATGCGCTAGACGACTTGGGTTGGACATATCATAAATCAAAAAATCTTTTTACATCCTTTTAGTTTTCATAAAATTGAATATTGTCCAATTTTGAATTTATCCCAACTGAAAAACAAATTCATGAATCGAATATTTTTCAATTCATGAAAAAACATAACATAGATTCCTTAGAGGATTTATCTCACAAGGCCAAAAATAATTTAGAGTGGTATTGGGAATCTGTTGATAAAGACATAGGAATTGTTTGGGATAAACCATACACAAAAACTCTTGATATGTCAAAGGGTATTGCATGGTCAAAATGGTTTGTGGATGGAAAAACAAACATTTACACATCATCTGTAGAAAAATTTGCAAAATCAAATCCAGAAAAGATAGCATATTATTTTGAATCAGAAGACGGGCGAACATCCAAAATTACTTATTCAGAATTGAATTCTAAAGTATCTAAACTTGCTAATGCTCTAAAATCATTTGGCATAAAAAAAGGAGATGTTATTGCAATTTATCTTCCAATGATCGAAGAGGCAATACTGGCAATTCTTGCTGCCTCTAAGATTGGTGCAGTTCAAACAACTATTTTTTCAGGATACAGCTCACAATCATTGCATGTACGTTTACAAGATTGCAGAGCAAAAATTCTATTCGTTTCAGACGGATTTCACCGAAAAGGAAAACCTATTTCTCAAAAACAAATAATGGAAAATGCAGTAAAAAATACCAGTATTGAAAAAATCATAGTTGTATCATACAAAGGAATTGACAAATATATTGAATCTGAAAATACTATTTCATTCAAAAAAATTGTGTCTGACGAGACGGACTTGTGTGATACTGAGGTAATGGATTCCGAGGATCCTTTGTTTATATTATATACTTCAGGCACTACAGGCAATCCTAAAGGTGTAATTCACAGTCATGGGGGTTTCTCAGTATTTGCAGGTCATCAATCTGCTTATTTGATTGATACGCATGAAAATGATATTCTATTTTGGCCTGCAGATATAGGTTGGATCACAGGTCTTGTATGGAATGTTTATGGGCTTTTGATCATGGGAGCAAGTGCTGTAATTTATGACGGCGCACTTGATTTTCCAACATCTGATAGAATTTGGAAAATGATGTCGGATTACAATGCAACTATCTTTGGAATATCTCCAACTGCCGTTAGATTGTTTAAAAAAAATGATGTAGAACCGTTGAAATCACATTCGTTAGATAAAATCAAAAATATTCCTACTACGGGTGAACCTCTTGATGAAGATTCATGGTGGTGGCTGTTTGAAAAAGTTGGTAATAAAAAAATTCCCATCATGAATTTATCTGGAGGAACTGAAATTGGGGGTGCAATGTTGTCAGTATTTCCAGGAATGAAATTAAAACCGTCTAGTGTGGGAATTCCAATTCCCGGAATGGATATTGATGCTTTTGATGATGACGGTAATTCTGTAAAGGGTGAAAACGGATATTTGGTTATCAAATCACCTTGGCCCGCAATGACTCGAGGTTTGCTAAATGACGATGTTAAATATATTGAAACATACTGGTCTAGATTTGAAAATATCTGGTTTCATGGAGATTATGTCTATGTAGATGAGGATAATTTATGGTATATGCGTGGAAGAACTGATGATGTGATTAATGTATCTGGGCATCGTATGAGCACAGTAGAAATTGAACACATAGTAATCTCACATGATGACATTTCGGATGCTGCTTCAATAGCAATTCCCGATGAACTTACTGGAGAAGCTATCGTCATATTTGTTGTTACAGATAAAACGCTCAACATAGATTTAGAATCTGAAATTTCTAATTATATCTCTGAAAAAATAGGGAAAGTTGCAAAACCGAAATATATTTTCAGGTTGACTGAATTGCCAAAAACCAGAACAGGTAAAATTATGCGGAGATTGTTGAAATCAAAATTACTTGGAAAGAAACTGGGAGATTTATCATCACTTGAAAATCCTCATGTTTTAGATGAAATTCGTAAATTAGGTTGATAAAATTAACACATTGATATTTTCTGATTAACGTTTTACATCTAAATTTGCATGTGAGAAAATTGATTATTGAAATTTGTAGTTGATCAGCAGGTTAAAGATATCGAGATGCCTGAAAATCTTAAATTAAACACGTTTTTGCAGGAATTTCATTCTGATTGCCCTCATCCTGAATGTAGTTTTGGATTCTATGGTTTTGCTTTTGGGCAATCTCCGTTCCCAGTACCTAAATTAATCCAAGATGCATTAGTAAAAAACGCATGTAAGGGTGCATATGCACCGATATCAGGAATTCCAGAATTACGTGATGCCATATCAAAGTATAACAAACACTATTTTGGAATGGATGTCTCAACTGAACGAATTCATGTTGGTCCTGGAACAAAAGAATTGATCTTTAATTTATTGGAAGTTTTACATGGGACTGTAATTTTGCCAACTCCTGCATGGTTAGGATATCTTCCACAAATTAGATATTTGAAGAAAAATTATCACATGTTGCCAACTAGATCAAATAAAAAAATATCTCCTACTTCTCTAAAAAAATTAGCTTTGAGATTACATGATCGACAAAAGATTCTGATTCTAAATAACCCGAATAACCCTACTGGATTACTTTATAATAAATTGGAATTAGAAGAAATTTCTGATGTGTGCAGAGAGCAAAATATCACAGTAATCTCTGACGAAATTTATGCACAAACAACATATGATTTTTCAAAATTTGTAAGCATGGGAAAAATTTACCCTGAAGGTACATTTGTAACAAACGGGTTATCAAAATCTCATGCTGCAGGCGGATATCGTTTAGGTTATGTGATTTTTCCTCAAGATACTGCAGATCTGAGTACCCAATTCAAAAAAATTCTCGCTACTGAATACACTGCAGTTTCAACCCCTATTCAACATGCGGCAGTTGCAGGATTTGAAATAAGTAAAGAAATGGAAGAATATTTTGAAGTTACTAGAAGCATTCATCAAATAATGGGAGAATACACATACGATGGATTATCTTCTATCAAGGGGGTAACAGCTACAAAACC
This window harbors:
- a CDS encoding phosphonate ABC transporter ATP-binding protein is translated as MKQIQMTKNPSFSSISTNKIIQMNNVSTSYDSKNFALEGINLSIDRGTNYAIVGQSGSGKSTLLKLMNGMMIPSKGTIKIDYTTPNMNNKKFKKMMHEIGYIPQSLGLVKNISVFENIMIGALPRLSKIQSLLKKFPDGEIQEAMKIIDQVGLSGKETRKAYMLSGGEKRRVAIARALMQKPTILLADEIVSELDHVTSREIMDLIAEAQKRMNLTAIMVHHDIQLALKYANRVAVIKKGQKILEIGVEGDTIVDFQTGDMNTEEIMEMYANDTEK
- the aspS gene encoding aspartate--tRNA(Asn) ligase, with the protein product MIETELGTLRRSHYSDEILPSMDGSQVTIMGWVVTIRGHGNISFATIRDKNGDISVVAKKGDCSDEIRATISSLKSHSSIAVTGNVKSSEKAPSGFEIIPTELRVFSNVEKIPPFEPTAKTVKNIDTRLEVRPIDLRRISLQHIFKTRSLVLKSIRDYFNEQKFIEINTPKMIATATEGGAALFPIFYYNKEAFLAQSPQLYKEQLTMSFEKVFEIAPIFRAEPSRTNRHLAEAISIDLEEAFVDYNDVMNRIEEIIKISIMSVNKYVDENAGVEFTIPSMPETIPRYSYDELVDRMQKAGAKTEWGDDLYPSNLKKIGLDGFYFIKDWPLAPKPFYVKDSKSNPKVSESFDLMFGDLELSSGSTRIEKREELAERMKNKGMNTDAFEYHLGAFDYGVPPHAGCGIGLERLIMALTGTENIRDVTFYPRDVDRLTP
- a CDS encoding AMP-binding protein yields the protein MKKHNIDSLEDLSHKAKNNLEWYWESVDKDIGIVWDKPYTKTLDMSKGIAWSKWFVDGKTNIYTSSVEKFAKSNPEKIAYYFESEDGRTSKITYSELNSKVSKLANALKSFGIKKGDVIAIYLPMIEEAILAILAASKIGAVQTTIFSGYSSQSLHVRLQDCRAKILFVSDGFHRKGKPISQKQIMENAVKNTSIEKIIVVSYKGIDKYIESENTISFKKIVSDETDLCDTEVMDSEDPLFILYTSGTTGNPKGVIHSHGGFSVFAGHQSAYLIDTHENDILFWPADIGWITGLVWNVYGLLIMGASAVIYDGALDFPTSDRIWKMMSDYNATIFGISPTAVRLFKKNDVEPLKSHSLDKIKNIPTTGEPLDEDSWWWLFEKVGNKKIPIMNLSGGTEIGGAMLSVFPGMKLKPSSVGIPIPGMDIDAFDDDGNSVKGENGYLVIKSPWPAMTRGLLNDDVKYIETYWSRFENIWFHGDYVYVDEDNLWYMRGRTDDVINVSGHRMSTVEIEHIVISHDDISDAASIAIPDELTGEAIVIFVVTDKTLNIDLESEISNYISEKIGKVAKPKYIFRLTELPKTRTGKIMRRLLKSKLLGKKLGDLSSLENPHVLDEIRKLG
- a CDS encoding pyridoxal phosphate-dependent aminotransferase: MKFVVDQQVKDIEMPENLKLNTFLQEFHSDCPHPECSFGFYGFAFGQSPFPVPKLIQDALVKNACKGAYAPISGIPELRDAISKYNKHYFGMDVSTERIHVGPGTKELIFNLLEVLHGTVILPTPAWLGYLPQIRYLKKNYHMLPTRSNKKISPTSLKKLALRLHDRQKILILNNPNNPTGLLYNKLELEEISDVCREQNITVISDEIYAQTTYDFSKFVSMGKIYPEGTFVTNGLSKSHAAGGYRLGYVIFPQDTADLSTQFKKILATEYTAVSTPIQHAAVAGFEISKEMEEYFEVTRSIHQIMGEYTYDGLSSIKGVTATKPDATFYLLADFNYYAADLEKSKILTSQKLSESLIVHPYHTAIVGGDSLVLERTDFSARIAYVDYDGSKVYQNYLDNKPKSNSEKTAFVEHNAPKVVAGIEMIKTFFDNIQTTFVRDLQSQKNSMMTPN
- the gatB gene encoding Asp-tRNA(Asn)/Glu-tRNA(Gln) amidotransferase subunit GatB, with amino-acid sequence MIGLEIHCQLTNLQSKLFCSCKANYREFEINENICPICIGLPGSLPRLNKEAIKKATTIAMALNCTTPEKIAFFRKNYFYPDLPKNFQITQLNIYGDTSVGGHGSVTVGNKKIRITRIQLEEDPGRLVYEGSSSKNMITLVDYNRAGTPLVEIVTEPDFETPKEVRDFLNILSDLLENLEVSDPSLEGAMRADANVSIKGGKKVEIKNIGSFHDLEKAVHFEITRQESLNSRDIPIIQETRHWDDKRKITVSARSKEEEHDYRYFLEGDIPWIKIDTAILEELKSEMPESIISKKERYVSKYNIPAQVADVLSSDKFYSDLFEKAHTEKNAKEIANIITTDLMGLVDTREKREASKLTSTHLRELADSIQSGKISRNSSKNALQEIVKSGKDLSVIISELDLGNVSDASELIAIIQQVISEEPQAIEQTKINPQAINFLVGKVMQKTKGKADPILTLDLLKKQIDSS
- a CDS encoding Asp-tRNA(Asn)/Glu-tRNA(Gln) amidotransferase subunit GatC, with the protein product MGIEEEIEHVSKLMKIDIDDHKEHVEKVRMMISYFDILDSAGVESEEISVHEISLSNLRDDEYIPFNEKLIEQLKHYKGTYVRAPKMSS
- a CDS encoding formate--phosphoribosylaminoimidazolecarboxamide ligase, with protein sequence MVAIATLGSHCALQVLKGAKDEGIKSILICEKKREKLYRRFPFIDELIIVDSFKEVLDQKCQLILEENKAILVPHGTLIAQMNSEEIESIKTPVFGNKWILRWESDREMKEKLMVEAKLPVPKPVSNPKDINKLVIVKRQGAAGGKGYFMAANEEDYNIKKNQLIADGIISKEETLYIQEYAAGVLAYLQFFYSPLNEELEFFGVDQRHESDIEGISRIPSEQQLKSKKVPSFNVIGNSPLVLRESLLEEVYNMGESFVDASKKMVSPGMNGPFCIEGVYDENAKFTSFEFSARIVAGTNIYMDGSPYYSLLFNESMSMGRRIAREIKIATETNQLDKITT
- the gatA gene encoding Asp-tRNA(Asn)/Glu-tRNA(Gln) amidotransferase subunit GatA; the encoded protein is MNLKISALEYVQEVKNGNISAEDYVAKTIEHIQNVDDKLHAFLSVNNDAIDQAREIDKKIKSGKKVGDCFGMPISIKDNLCIKGSKTTCASKMLKDFIAPYDATAITKLKEQDAIFVGKVNMDEFAMGLTTEFSAYGPSKNPWNTEYVPGGSSGGSAVSVSAFECVASLGSDTGGSVRNPASFCSTVGYKPTYGLISRFGLISYANSIEQIGPLTRTVKDTAFMLNLISGIDPNDNTTIDNHQEDYLSGIDSGIEGKKIGIIQEMMGEGIDPSVLRATKEAISKLEGLGAICENVSLDMVKYSVAAYYTITATEAGSNLARYDNLRYGYDFPVEGYEFNSYISKARKNFGPEVTRRMILGGFVPSSGHAGKYFLKALKVKTKLTKEINDAFEKFDLLIAPTVPILPFKFGEKIDNPISLFLVDINTITANLTGKPAISVPFSHSNGLPIGIQLIANSNHDKLLLQAAYALEQTVTLPVVPL
- the phnE gene encoding phosphonate ABC transporter, permease protein PhnE, with protein sequence MTPKNNIIIGIIVALLVVASYNVDANPMEFVDGLPNLVIIIDEMLQVESKYIPTAFLAMFETIQMAFIGTVVGVAIALPLSLLAARNLNSKFVYAPTRALLAATRTFPSILWALLFVIMVGLGPFAGVLAIIMYTVGFIAKLQYEVIETIDSDPMDAVSSIGVSKLQLIRYVVIPESASHLLSQILYMFDYNVRQTSILGLVGAGGIGFYIINYIKFFEYGKAAIFMIVVLVTVLIIDWVSVKIRDKYIIKSQHGMEITVK